Proteins from a genomic interval of Sphingobacterium lactis:
- the fumC gene encoding class II fumarate hydratase yields the protein MSFRIEKDTMGEVQVPADKYWGAQTERSRNNFKIGPAASMPHEIIEGFAYLKKAAAYANCELGVLPQEKRDAIAAVCDEILAGKLDDQFPLVIWQTGSGTQSNMNVNEVVANRAQVLAGGKIGEGEPVLKANDDVNKSQSSNDTFPTGMHIAAYKAVVEVTIPGVEKLRDTLKKKSDEFMNVVKIGRTHLMDATPLTLGQELSGYVAQLNYGIKAVKNTLAHLSELALGGTAVGTGLNTPKGYDVLVAKYIAEFTGLPFVTAENKFEALAAHDAIVETHGALKQLAVALNKIANDIRMLASGPRSGIGEILIPENEPGSSIMPGKVNPTQCEALTMVAAQVMGNDVAITIGGTQGHYELNVFKPVMAANFLQSARLIGDACVSFEEHCAIGIEPNYDRIKQLVDNSLMLVTALNTKIGYYKAAEIAQTAHKNNSTLKETAIKLGYVTAEEFDEWVKPEEMVGSLK from the coding sequence ATGTCATTCAGAATAGAAAAAGACACCATGGGTGAAGTTCAGGTTCCTGCAGACAAATACTGGGGAGCACAGACTGAACGTTCTAGAAACAACTTTAAGATCGGTCCGGCAGCGTCCATGCCACATGAAATCATCGAAGGATTTGCATACCTTAAAAAAGCTGCTGCTTACGCAAACTGCGAGCTAGGTGTATTGCCGCAGGAAAAACGCGATGCGATCGCAGCGGTATGTGATGAGATCCTTGCCGGCAAGTTGGACGATCAATTTCCTTTGGTTATCTGGCAGACAGGTTCTGGAACCCAATCCAACATGAACGTGAATGAAGTTGTGGCCAACCGTGCACAGGTTCTTGCTGGCGGCAAGATCGGTGAAGGTGAGCCGGTATTGAAAGCGAACGATGATGTAAACAAATCCCAATCGTCCAACGACACCTTCCCTACCGGTATGCACATTGCAGCATATAAAGCAGTGGTTGAAGTTACCATTCCTGGCGTTGAGAAGCTTCGCGATACATTGAAAAAGAAATCTGATGAATTCATGAACGTAGTTAAGATCGGTCGTACGCACCTTATGGATGCTACTCCACTTACATTAGGTCAGGAATTATCAGGCTATGTTGCGCAATTGAACTACGGTATTAAGGCAGTGAAGAACACGTTGGCACACCTTTCCGAATTAGCACTTGGTGGAACAGCTGTAGGTACTGGTTTGAACACGCCGAAAGGATACGACGTATTGGTAGCGAAATATATTGCTGAATTCACGGGTCTTCCTTTCGTTACTGCTGAAAATAAATTCGAAGCCTTGGCTGCACACGATGCTATCGTTGAGACACACGGTGCCTTGAAGCAATTGGCTGTCGCATTGAATAAAATTGCCAATGATATCCGTATGCTCGCTTCTGGACCACGCTCCGGAATTGGTGAGATCTTGATTCCTGAGAATGAACCGGGATCATCCATTATGCCTGGAAAGGTGAACCCTACACAATGTGAAGCATTGACCATGGTCGCTGCACAGGTTATGGGTAATGATGTGGCGATTACCATCGGTGGAACACAGGGTCATTATGAACTGAACGTATTCAAACCGGTAATGGCGGCTAATTTCTTGCAATCCGCTCGTTTAATCGGTGATGCATGTGTATCTTTTGAAGAACACTGTGCTATCGGTATCGAACCGAACTACGACCGCATCAAACAATTGGTGGATAATTCCTTGATGCTCGTAACAGCGTTAAACACCAAGATCGGTTATTATAAAGCTGCAGAAATTGCACAGACTGCACATAAGAACAATTCTACCTTAAAGGAAACAGCCATCAAGTTGGGCTATGTTACAGCTGAAGAGTTTGACGAGTGGGTTAAACCTGAAGAAATGGTAGGTAGCTTAAAATAA
- a CDS encoding DUF2157 domain-containing protein: MNDLERKDIELLSFHSDMDRKDIQTSLEKHIYPNQDAWASFIRITLITLAIGFMAAGIVFFFAYNWADLDKLIKLGIVQGLVIGCIILMLVLRIDPLYKQIILTAASLLVGVLFAVFGQVYQTGADAYDFFLAWTIFITLWVLVANFPPLWLCYIGLVNLTIFLFYEQVAQHMDFIYVASGIFVLNAAILALSVWLKEQQGRSIPTYFTNLLGLAAAIWSIYANLFWILEARNLDAPMILAATALFYALGIRYGIRKKSAFYLGLIPFSCVIILSGVLIKISDSTGMVLFISAFIITSVSFIVWNILKMQRRVQNER; the protein is encoded by the coding sequence ATGAACGATTTAGAACGCAAGGACATCGAACTCCTCTCCTTCCATAGCGATATGGACAGGAAAGATATCCAGACGTCGCTTGAAAAACATATCTATCCGAATCAGGACGCGTGGGCGTCCTTTATACGGATCACATTGATTACACTCGCCATCGGCTTTATGGCCGCGGGAATTGTTTTCTTCTTTGCCTACAATTGGGCGGACCTCGACAAGCTCATAAAATTGGGCATCGTGCAAGGCCTTGTCATTGGGTGCATTATCCTGATGCTTGTTCTCCGAATAGATCCGCTCTATAAGCAGATCATCCTCACGGCAGCATCCCTGTTGGTCGGGGTGCTATTCGCCGTATTTGGACAGGTATATCAAACCGGGGCGGATGCGTATGATTTTTTCCTGGCCTGGACAATTTTTATCACCCTTTGGGTCTTAGTTGCCAATTTTCCACCCCTATGGCTGTGTTACATTGGCCTGGTCAACCTGACAATCTTTCTGTTTTACGAACAGGTCGCGCAGCACATGGACTTCATCTACGTCGCATCTGGTATCTTTGTGCTCAATGCGGCAATTTTAGCGCTATCCGTTTGGCTAAAAGAACAACAGGGCAGATCTATCCCAACCTATTTCACCAATCTATTGGGGCTGGCTGCTGCCATTTGGTCCATCTACGCCAATTTATTTTGGATTCTGGAAGCTAGAAATTTGGACGCCCCTATGATCTTAGCTGCCACCGCCCTATTTTATGCCTTGGGGATACGTTACGGCATCCGTAAGAAAAGCGCCTTTTACCTCGGCCTGATACCATTCAGTTGTGTCATCATCCTATCTGGCGTATTGATCAAAATTTCTGACAGCACCGGAATGGTGTTGTTTATCAGCGCTTTTATCATCACCTCAGTGAGCTTTATCGTATGGAATATCTTAAAAATGCAAAGGAGGGTGCAAAATGAACGATAA
- a CDS encoding GDYXXLXY domain-containing protein: MKKLSIIFIVINLIALLGYFNYSIVQKEKLLHQGKLVFLEIAPVDPRSLMQGDYMRLDYTVGQQLPLDDLPRRGFMVVELDKNQVGKRIRFQKETTPLHRGEYLINYSRPQNWRINIGAESFFFEEGTGERYEAAKYSAIRVDDQGNSLLVGLYDKDLKELK; the protein is encoded by the coding sequence ATGAAAAAGCTTAGCATCATCTTCATCGTAATCAATTTGATTGCATTATTGGGCTATTTCAACTACAGTATCGTCCAGAAAGAGAAATTGCTCCATCAAGGAAAACTGGTATTCCTGGAAATCGCACCTGTAGATCCCCGATCCCTGATGCAGGGGGATTACATGCGGTTGGATTATACCGTTGGTCAACAGCTACCTTTGGATGACCTGCCAAGACGTGGATTTATGGTTGTTGAATTGGATAAAAATCAGGTTGGAAAACGCATCCGTTTTCAGAAAGAAACTACGCCGTTGCATCGTGGTGAATACCTGATCAACTATAGCCGTCCGCAGAACTGGCGGATCAACATTGGTGCAGAATCCTTTTTCTTTGAAGAAGGTACCGGCGAACGCTATGAAGCAGCCAAATACAGCGCCATTCGTGTTGATGACCAAGGAAACAGCCTGCTCGTCGGTCTTTACGACAAAGATTTAAAGGAATTGAAATAG
- a CDS encoding fumarate hydratase — protein sequence MNRTKSTYFPWIAYLSLCLGMLSIFAGCQRHSDMQDEGEDYLQGIWVQDSIPGQAAMLNYTLHEMKFTCDSIYVTMHVHNKVKSIPDSCYGDGTWTETAKAVYSVRQDSMIVEGVYTKPNGKQKISGCHKHGQYIPRFMISAKGGDSLILENKFEGRPIVLRKTADITCVPKKRWEL from the coding sequence GTGAATAGAACGAAAAGCACATATTTTCCATGGATAGCATACCTGAGCCTCTGCTTGGGTATGCTCTCTATTTTTGCGGGATGCCAACGGCACTCCGACATGCAGGATGAAGGGGAAGATTACCTGCAGGGAATCTGGGTCCAGGACTCCATCCCCGGTCAAGCAGCGATGCTCAACTACACCCTTCATGAAATGAAGTTCACCTGTGATTCCATCTACGTAACCATGCATGTCCATAACAAGGTCAAGAGTATTCCTGACAGCTGTTATGGCGATGGTACCTGGACGGAAACCGCAAAGGCTGTGTACTCCGTACGGCAGGACAGCATGATCGTCGAAGGTGTATATACCAAACCAAATGGCAAGCAGAAGATTTCCGGCTGCCATAAACATGGCCAATATATCCCCCGCTTCATGATCTCCGCAAAGGGCGGCGACAGCCTGATCCTGGAGAATAAATTCGAAGGCAGACCCATTGTTCTGCGCAAAACTGCGGATATCACATGCGTCCCTAAAAAGAGATGGGAACTGTAA
- a CDS encoding THUMP domain-containing class I SAM-dependent RNA methyltransferase, with translation MAEVFNKKSKVIVTCNRRLSPFLEQEITELGYEIKRTFNTGVELYASVNECIKLNLNLRTASQVLYELKSFRANNATDLYKQLVTIAWEDLLPFDGYFSVTSNVHNETITTPLFANVKVKDAIVDRIKEKKGMRPNSGPDLNRAVIHLHWIDDRAEIFLDTSGETLAKHGYRKHPGKAPMLEALATATILATKWDGKTPFVNPMCGSGTLAIEAALMAQHRKPGLQRMNYSFMHFIGYDEEVFFEQRRQLKDITDKSNLPHIIASDISSEAVEIARMNAQTAGVEHLIEFEVCDFADTTIPEGDGVIMFNPEYGERLGVHSKLELTYARIGDFMKKSCKGYRGYVFTGNPELAKKIGLKASRRFEFFNGKLDCRLLQYELYDGSKDR, from the coding sequence ATGGCAGAAGTTTTCAACAAAAAGAGCAAAGTAATCGTGACGTGCAACAGGAGGTTATCGCCTTTCCTGGAGCAGGAGATTACGGAATTAGGATACGAGATCAAAAGGACATTCAACACCGGTGTGGAGCTGTATGCCTCTGTAAATGAATGCATCAAATTGAACCTGAACCTGCGTACAGCAAGCCAGGTTCTCTATGAATTAAAATCCTTTAGAGCGAATAATGCAACCGATCTTTACAAGCAATTGGTGACCATCGCTTGGGAGGATCTCCTTCCATTTGACGGTTATTTTTCCGTAACATCCAATGTGCACAACGAAACCATTACGACGCCACTTTTTGCGAACGTGAAGGTGAAGGATGCCATTGTGGACCGCATCAAGGAGAAAAAAGGCATGCGTCCGAATTCGGGTCCGGACCTGAACCGTGCGGTGATCCATTTACATTGGATAGATGATCGTGCGGAGATCTTCTTGGATACATCGGGTGAGACCTTAGCAAAACATGGCTACCGGAAACATCCGGGGAAAGCCCCGATGCTGGAGGCTCTGGCGACGGCCACGATCCTAGCGACAAAATGGGATGGGAAAACACCTTTCGTAAACCCAATGTGTGGTTCCGGAACCTTAGCGATCGAAGCTGCCCTGATGGCACAGCACCGTAAACCAGGCTTGCAGCGCATGAACTACTCTTTTATGCATTTCATTGGGTATGACGAGGAGGTATTCTTCGAGCAACGCCGCCAATTGAAGGATATCACCGACAAGAGCAACCTACCACATATCATTGCATCGGATATCTCTTCGGAGGCTGTGGAAATCGCCCGCATGAATGCACAGACTGCAGGCGTGGAACACTTAATTGAATTTGAGGTATGTGATTTCGCAGACACCACCATTCCGGAAGGAGATGGTGTGATCATGTTCAACCCAGAATATGGAGAACGCTTGGGCGTGCACAGCAAACTGGAACTTACCTACGCACGTATCGGTGATTTTATGAAAAAGAGCTGCAAGGGCTACCGTGGTTATGTGTTCACCGGGAATCCTGAATTGGCCAAAAAAATCGGACTGAAGGCTTCTCGCCGATTTGAATTCTTCAATGGAAAACTAGATTGTCGATTATTGCAGTACGAACTATACGATGGCTCCAAAGACAGATAA
- the yiaA gene encoding inner membrane protein YiaA, with translation MEPLNKKIEELTTHINPVDDNKKPFKPTSAFVGASWIALLVGVVGYCIGLWNATMELNEKGYYFVILLFGLFSVISVQKSVRDKVEGLPVTELYYGLSWFATLAAIILLIIGLWNADLLLSEKGFYGISFILSVFAAIAVQKNTRDAKLFKDEIL, from the coding sequence ATGGAACCGCTAAATAAAAAAATCGAAGAATTGACAACACACATCAACCCTGTTGATGACAACAAAAAACCATTCAAACCAACTTCCGCTTTTGTGGGCGCCTCGTGGATCGCCTTACTCGTTGGCGTAGTTGGTTATTGTATCGGTCTGTGGAATGCCACCATGGAGCTGAATGAAAAGGGATACTATTTTGTTATCCTCTTGTTCGGTCTGTTTTCGGTGATCTCCGTACAGAAAAGTGTACGTGATAAGGTAGAGGGCCTTCCTGTTACGGAATTGTATTACGGCCTGAGCTGGTTCGCTACACTCGCGGCCATCATCCTGCTGATCATCGGCCTATGGAATGCCGATCTATTGCTAAGTGAAAAAGGATTTTACGGCATATCGTTCATACTAAGTGTATTCGCTGCCATTGCTGTGCAGAAAAATACACGCGACGCAAAATTATTTAAGGACGAAATCTTATAA
- a CDS encoding phosphodiester glycosidase family protein, protein MYHQNMLHRNVKQLLQLVAFILCLTPHLLAAQDQDSLHIVQKKWNSKEIKKGITWHQGHFDNLFNSTQEINWVEIDLKKYRKNIHIAAEATTLKPTAAFAAEHNALVAINASFFDMKNGGSVDYLKVNGQQINTSKEGKPSDRANAVFSISKKGIFIEQTNKVTVEESTAHSVMVAGPLLLESDTYVLLKNNPFNDNRHPRTAVALTKKGKLIFLVVDGRSNQANGMSLPELAKVFKWLGAQDAMNLDGGGSSTLFIKGATANGVVNYPSDNKKFDHEGQRKVANIIYVN, encoded by the coding sequence ATGTACCATCAAAACATGCTCCATCGGAACGTAAAACAGCTCCTTCAGCTGGTCGCTTTCATCCTATGCCTGACCCCTCACCTGCTTGCTGCGCAAGATCAGGATTCTCTCCATATTGTACAGAAAAAATGGAACAGCAAGGAAATCAAAAAGGGAATCACCTGGCACCAGGGGCATTTTGATAACCTTTTCAACAGCACCCAAGAAATCAATTGGGTGGAAATAGACCTCAAAAAATACCGCAAGAACATTCATATTGCCGCCGAAGCAACCACGCTGAAACCTACCGCAGCATTTGCTGCCGAACATAATGCCTTAGTAGCCATCAATGCATCATTTTTTGACATGAAAAATGGAGGATCCGTCGATTACCTCAAAGTAAATGGACAGCAGATCAACACATCGAAGGAAGGAAAACCAAGTGATCGAGCAAATGCGGTCTTCAGCATCTCCAAAAAAGGAATCTTCATCGAACAAACGAACAAGGTAACTGTTGAAGAATCAACGGCGCATTCGGTTATGGTGGCAGGTCCGCTATTGTTGGAAAGCGATACGTATGTCCTCCTTAAGAATAATCCCTTTAACGACAACCGCCACCCGCGTACGGCAGTTGCGCTTACAAAAAAAGGAAAACTGATTTTCTTGGTGGTTGACGGCCGCAGTAACCAGGCGAATGGCATGAGCCTACCCGAACTGGCCAAGGTATTTAAGTGGCTAGGTGCCCAGGACGCGATGAATCTGGACGGTGGTGGCAGCAGTACGCTTTTTATCAAAGGCGCAACAGCAAATGGCGTGGTAAACTATCCGTCGGACAATAAAAAATTCGACCACGAAGGTCAACGCAAGGTGGCAAATATTATTTACGTAAATTAA
- a CDS encoding HD domain-containing protein yields MAPKTDKQNDIIEKTAAFVAEKLKDAESGHDWWHILRVWNNTKLILQEEEADAFVCELTALLHDIADSKFHGGDETVGPRVAGEFLSSLQVEPSVIEHVQQIILNMSYKASLGEVGFHSKELEVVQDADRLDAIGANGVARAFNYGGYKNREIYNPEIPVIENQSKEAYKQTTAPTINHFYEKLLLLKDKMNTKAAKNIAAGRHQFMESFLQQFYGEWNGER; encoded by the coding sequence ATGGCTCCAAAGACAGATAAGCAGAACGATATCATCGAGAAGACGGCTGCCTTTGTGGCCGAGAAACTGAAAGACGCCGAATCCGGCCATGATTGGTGGCATATCTTACGGGTGTGGAACAACACCAAACTCATTCTCCAAGAGGAAGAGGCAGATGCGTTCGTCTGTGAGCTGACCGCCCTGTTGCATGACATCGCGGACAGTAAATTCCACGGTGGGGATGAAACCGTAGGTCCCCGTGTGGCTGGAGAATTCCTAAGTTCGCTTCAGGTTGAACCTTCGGTAATCGAACACGTACAACAGATTATTCTTAATATGTCCTATAAAGCCTCGCTGGGTGAAGTCGGTTTTCATTCCAAAGAGCTAGAAGTTGTTCAGGATGCCGACCGACTGGATGCCATCGGTGCCAATGGTGTAGCCCGTGCATTCAATTATGGAGGGTATAAGAACCGGGAGATCTACAACCCGGAGATTCCTGTAATCGAAAACCAGAGCAAGGAAGCCTATAAACAAACTACCGCACCGACGATCAATCATTTCTATGAAAAGCTGCTGTTGCTAAAGGATAAGATGAACACCAAAGCGGCAAAAAATATAGCTGCAGGGAGACATCAATTCATGGAATCCTTTCTGCAACAATTTTATGGCGAATGGAACGGCGAAAGGTAA
- a CDS encoding DUF4401 domain-containing protein has protein sequence MNDNQHIDRVISTVESSIGHRLEVDRLGLETAYSQDRNSHSLTVKVISIIGGILASALFVGSLYIARLDQTVPLLLILALVFFSAAILINKKYDKVILDAVSVSMYALSYLLLAMGLEPLPGISTMEITCVFFALGIVTLLISKSYILTFIAILVCAGSPAILIFELDIPALSHILLIIWTFLFLLLTWNEPRLMSMPSMKNKRYLAMRTGLLFGILYYLYLVSKTDGFEIEWQWNLVSSGFLIIMTMWVINCLLNRFNCDETGKKIFIFTAVTICLGLTAMYPAISGSILLLLLSFKVNYKTGIALSIAAILYFVGMFYYDLNISLLHKSIAMMVSGVFFLLLYFIIFKKPRTHEKA, from the coding sequence ATGAACGATAACCAACATATAGATCGGGTAATTTCCACGGTGGAATCATCAATCGGACATCGGTTGGAAGTCGACCGATTGGGTCTTGAAACCGCATATAGTCAGGATCGAAACAGCCATTCGTTAACCGTCAAGGTGATTTCCATCATCGGAGGTATTCTTGCGAGTGCGCTATTTGTGGGATCCCTTTATATTGCACGGCTCGATCAGACTGTCCCTTTACTCCTCATTCTTGCCCTGGTATTCTTCTCCGCGGCCATCCTGATCAACAAAAAATATGACAAGGTCATTCTGGATGCTGTTTCCGTATCCATGTATGCCCTTTCCTATCTGCTCTTGGCCATGGGCTTAGAGCCCCTACCGGGAATTTCTACGATGGAAATCACATGCGTCTTCTTTGCCTTAGGCATAGTTACCTTGCTGATCAGTAAAAGTTACATCCTCACGTTTATTGCAATCCTAGTATGCGCCGGTAGTCCAGCCATCCTAATTTTCGAACTGGACATTCCAGCGCTATCCCATATATTACTCATCATCTGGACATTTCTATTTCTTCTGCTCACCTGGAATGAACCCCGGTTGATGAGTATGCCGTCGATGAAGAACAAACGATACCTGGCCATGCGGACCGGACTGCTCTTCGGGATTCTATATTACCTATACCTTGTGAGCAAAACAGATGGTTTTGAAATCGAGTGGCAATGGAACCTGGTGAGTTCAGGATTCTTGATCATCATGACCATGTGGGTGATCAATTGCCTTTTGAACAGGTTCAACTGTGATGAAACAGGCAAGAAGATTTTCATTTTCACGGCCGTGACCATCTGTTTAGGGCTTACAGCGATGTATCCTGCCATTTCCGGCTCCATCCTGCTGCTCTTATTGAGCTTCAAAGTAAATTACAAGACTGGCATTGCTCTTTCCATTGCCGCAATACTGTATTTCGTAGGTATGTTTTATTATGACCTCAACATTTCACTGTTGCATAAGTCTATAGCCATGATGGTATCCGGGGTATTCTTTCTTCTGCTTTATTTTATAATCTTCAAAAAACCGAGAACACATGAAAAAGCTTAG
- a CDS encoding DUF3127 domain-containing protein, which produces MEIRGKVHEIGATQQVTESFKKRDLIVAYAENPQFVEYIRFEATQDRVNIFDNLNVGDEVEVSFNLRGRPWTNKEGVTSYFNSLVAWRVTKMANTAQAAPAPGYADMPPVDISSSGADDDDLPF; this is translated from the coding sequence ATGGAAATAAGAGGAAAAGTACATGAAATAGGGGCAACTCAACAAGTGACGGAATCTTTCAAGAAGAGAGATCTTATTGTTGCCTATGCTGAGAACCCACAATTTGTAGAGTATATTCGTTTTGAAGCGACACAAGATCGCGTGAACATATTTGATAACCTGAATGTAGGTGATGAGGTTGAGGTTTCCTTTAACCTTCGCGGACGTCCTTGGACAAACAAAGAAGGTGTAACGTCCTATTTCAACTCATTGGTTGCATGGAGAGTTACTAAAATGGCAAACACTGCGCAGGCAGCTCCGGCTCCTGGTTATGCAGATATGCCACCGGTAGACATTTCATCTTCTGGTGCAGATGATGACGATTTGCCATTCTAG
- a CDS encoding toxic anion resistance protein, whose amino-acid sequence MANLDLTHLDDEQGQNKPSEMKVNFTEEEKALIQQYKEKINLKSTTDVIQFGVGAQSNVSNFSNEILKQVRTKDLGGAEDILVNLRSEIRDFDEKLNKKPLLPFFDNIKKKIGRMRTEYASVEKNIHTIELKLEGHYKNLAKDVNIFDKLFVQNQQYFKDLSLHIQAGEEKLEEVLSTTLPALKAEAEATGDQHKVQEYKDMEQHVVRFERKIHDLKLTRMVVLQTAPQIRMIQSNSSSLMEKIQSSIVNTLPLWKNQMVLTMGIAHAQSALEAQRAITDATNELLKRNSEMLKEATINVAKETERGIIDMDTIKKANTDIIATIEEVLRIQREGREKRKVAEGELQQAETELKNHILKSSDETRLIN is encoded by the coding sequence ATGGCAAATTTAGATTTGACACATTTAGATGATGAGCAAGGGCAGAACAAGCCCTCGGAAATGAAGGTAAATTTTACCGAAGAAGAGAAAGCGCTCATCCAACAATATAAAGAAAAGATTAACCTAAAGTCAACTACCGATGTGATCCAGTTTGGCGTGGGTGCACAGAGCAATGTCAGCAACTTCTCGAATGAGATCCTGAAGCAGGTGCGCACCAAGGACCTTGGCGGTGCCGAGGATATCCTTGTGAACCTTCGTTCGGAAATCCGGGATTTCGATGAGAAGTTGAACAAGAAACCGTTGTTGCCATTCTTTGATAACATCAAGAAGAAAATCGGCCGCATGCGGACGGAGTATGCTTCCGTAGAGAAGAATATCCATACCATTGAATTGAAACTGGAAGGTCACTACAAGAATTTAGCGAAGGATGTCAATATCTTTGATAAGCTTTTTGTGCAGAACCAGCAGTACTTCAAGGATCTTTCTCTACATATCCAAGCGGGAGAAGAGAAATTGGAAGAGGTATTGAGCACGACCCTGCCTGCGCTGAAAGCCGAAGCGGAAGCAACGGGAGATCAGCATAAAGTACAGGAGTATAAGGATATGGAGCAGCATGTGGTTCGTTTTGAGCGCAAGATCCATGACCTGAAACTGACGCGTATGGTGGTGCTGCAGACCGCCCCTCAGATCCGCATGATCCAGAGCAACAGCTCTTCGCTGATGGAAAAGATCCAATCCAGTATCGTGAATACACTGCCACTGTGGAAGAACCAAATGGTCCTGACCATGGGTATTGCACACGCACAGAGCGCGCTGGAGGCACAACGTGCCATTACCGATGCCACCAATGAGTTGTTGAAGCGCAACTCGGAGATGCTGAAGGAAGCAACCATAAACGTGGCAAAGGAAACCGAGCGCGGTATTATCGATATGGACACCATCAAGAAAGCCAATACGGATATTATTGCCACTATTGAGGAGGTATTGCGCATACAGCGCGAAGGACGTGAGAAACGGAAAGTGGCCGAAGGCGAATTGCAACAGGCAGAAACGGAATTGAAGAACCATATCCTCAAATCATCGGATGAAACCCGATTGATCAACTAA